Part of the Paenibacillus kyungheensis genome, CATTGTATCCACATAAGTGATTTTAACAGAATGAGTCGAGCATAATTGAACGATTTTCGAGATGAGATGATTTTCCGCATCCTGCGCAACATAGACTTCTTCAGCTTGACCCGTCTCGACCATCCGCATAGTTTGCTTCGTGCCTACTTTGATCCGGGCATCCTTTAATCCTTTGTCATTAGTCATCTTCCGATTTCCTCCAAAAGATCAGGGATCAGCACTCTATTCACGCACCTTTGCTATAGTACCATTAGCTAAAGGATACTGTCAATAGATAACTATAATTCTATTTGATAAATAATTGTTATATTGTCTTATCACACTCATTAAATCGTAGCTAAAACTGAATAATATAATCATTATTCAGCTTAGCCACGTATGGATGAGCAATACAACTTTATAGTTACTTCTTTAATTAATCAACAGTTACTGTTTCCAGACCTTCTTGCTTTGGTTCAAGTTTGTCTGCATCCTCAAATTGAACGCTACGGTAACGATTCATTCCTGTACCAGCTGGAATTAACTTACCGATAATAACATTCTCTTTAAGTCCAAGTAATTTATCGACTTTACCTTTGATTGCTGCATCAGTAAGGACACGAGTTGTCTCCTGGAAGGATGCCGCAGACAAGAAGGAATCAGTTTCCAGAGATGCTTTGGTAATACCAAGCAATACTGGTTTAGCAACTGCTGGCTCTTTGTCAGCC contains:
- a CDS encoding ribosomal L7Ae/L30e/S12e/Gadd45 family protein, producing MTNDKGLKDARIKVGTKQTMRMVETGQAEEVYVAQDAENHLISKIVQLCSTHSVKITYVDTMKELGKACGIEVGTAMAVVLK